A window of Syntrophorhabdaceae bacterium contains these coding sequences:
- a CDS encoding ATP-binding cassette domain-containing protein, giving the protein MITITGLTKAYGLQTLFDNASFSVGPGERVGLVGRNGSGKTTLFRLILGQEEPDAGSIHISRHYAIGYLSQHIAFSRSTVLKEACADMKADEDGTDRTYKAKEILLGLGFSQGDFERSPHELSGGYQIRLNLARLLVSGPEMLLLDEPTNYLDILSVRWLQRFLTAWKGEVILITHDRTFMDSVTTHTMAIHRQGFRKMEGSTHKLYQQILQEEEVYEQTRIHEDKKRKEIELFVNRFRAQATRAKAVQSKIKGLEKRERLEKLSEERNLDFQFKSAPFHGKWLLEARDLSFSFNAGGPPLIDRLSVAIGRKDRVGIVGKNGKGKTTLLSLCAGELRPVSGSLVIHENVKMGYFGQTNIDRLTPANTVEEEIGSAFHEGGQGAIRTICGLMMFEGERALKRVSVLSGGEKSRVLLGKILVSPANLLLLDEPTNHLDMESIDSLVEAIEGFTGAVLIATHSEMILKALATKLIVFDRGRVSVFDGTYDDFLSRVGWESEDEVRTSRPESRTERPEAIDRKELKRLRAELIMERSKVLNPLKEKIDTLEKKIMELEARVEEENRTLLRASVNNDGKQIVALSMSIHNAKREIDKTFEELETSSAAHYEKAQAFEERLDELERLDRWSVPAAPAATGG; this is encoded by the coding sequence ATGATTACCATAACAGGATTAACCAAGGCATACGGGCTGCAAACCCTTTTTGACAACGCTTCCTTCTCGGTGGGACCCGGTGAGCGGGTCGGACTCGTGGGGAGGAACGGAAGCGGCAAGACTACCCTTTTTCGCCTGATCCTTGGTCAGGAGGAGCCTGACGCGGGCTCCATCCACATCTCCAGACACTATGCCATAGGGTATCTTTCCCAGCATATCGCCTTTTCCCGCTCGACCGTGCTCAAAGAGGCGTGTGCCGATATGAAAGCGGACGAAGACGGAACGGACAGGACCTATAAGGCGAAAGAGATCCTCCTGGGCCTCGGTTTTTCGCAGGGAGACTTCGAGCGATCCCCTCACGAGCTTTCGGGGGGATATCAGATCAGGCTCAACCTCGCCCGACTCCTTGTCTCGGGGCCTGAGATGCTCCTCCTCGACGAGCCTACCAATTACCTCGATATCCTTTCCGTGCGCTGGCTCCAGCGCTTTCTTACCGCATGGAAAGGGGAGGTGATCCTCATTACCCATGACCGGACCTTCATGGACAGCGTGACCACCCATACCATGGCGATCCACCGCCAGGGGTTCAGAAAAATGGAAGGGTCGACCCATAAGCTCTACCAGCAGATCCTGCAGGAAGAGGAGGTATACGAACAGACCCGGATACACGAGGACAAGAAGCGAAAAGAGATCGAGCTCTTCGTGAACCGGTTCCGCGCCCAGGCGACCCGGGCGAAAGCGGTCCAGTCGAAGATAAAGGGCCTCGAAAAAAGAGAGAGGCTCGAGAAGCTGTCGGAGGAGCGGAATCTCGACTTTCAATTCAAGTCGGCCCCCTTCCATGGAAAATGGCTTCTGGAGGCGAGGGACCTCTCCTTCTCCTTCAACGCCGGGGGACCGCCGCTGATAGACAGGCTGTCCGTCGCCATCGGCAGGAAAGACCGGGTGGGAATTGTAGGCAAGAACGGAAAGGGAAAAACCACCCTCCTCTCCCTGTGTGCGGGGGAGCTGAGACCGGTTTCCGGAAGCCTTGTCATTCACGAGAACGTAAAGATGGGCTATTTCGGGCAGACCAATATCGACCGTCTAACTCCAGCGAATACAGTGGAGGAGGAGATCGGCTCCGCCTTTCACGAGGGAGGGCAGGGCGCCATCCGTACTATCTGCGGTCTCATGATGTTCGAAGGCGAAAGGGCGCTCAAGAGGGTGAGTGTTCTTTCCGGTGGTGAAAAGAGCAGGGTCCTCCTGGGCAAGATACTCGTGAGCCCCGCGAACCTCCTCCTTCTCGACGAGCCGACCAACCACCTCGACATGGAATCGATCGATTCCCTGGTCGAGGCGATCGAAGGCTTCACAGGAGCGGTCCTTATCGCCACCCACAGTGAAATGATCCTGAAGGCCCTCGCCACCAAGTTGATCGTCTTCGACAGGGGCAGAGTAAGCGTCTTCGACGGGACTTATGATGATTTCTTAAGCCGTGTAGGATGGGAGAGCGAGGATGAGGTCCGCACAAGCAGGCCCGAGAGCCGGACGGAAAGACCGGAGGCCATCGACCGGAAGGAGCTGAAGCGGCTCCGGGCAGAGCTTATTATGGAGCGTTCAAAAGTCCTCAACCCGCTCAAGGAGAAAATCGATACCCTCGAGAAAAAGATTATGGAGCTCGAGGCCCGGGTTGAGGAGGAAAACAGGACTCTTCTCAGGGCATCGGTCAATAATGACGGCAAGCAGATCGTGGCCCTCTCCATGTCGATCCATAACGCGAAAAGAGAAATAGATAAAACCTTCGAAGAATTGGAGACCTCCTCGGCTGCACATTACGAGAAGGCGCAAGCTTTCGAGGAAAGACTGGACGAACTGGAGAGGCTCGACCGGTGGTCCGTGCCTGCGGCCCCCGCGGCTACGGGGGGATAA
- a CDS encoding protoglobin domain-containing protein — MTQDHTPNERLFQLKEKIGIDEKDLNVLSPFADFFIARKDEFADYFYDVFFRIPEARVVLESESEPGLLKKVWAAWFDSLFRSRLDGKFLAYLWSIGARHVEVNLDHRFTNLGFSIIRQFCHKVIQEETGIAYSATLVFVFDKLLDLCLLIETDAFIEKTTRCDLQVFQGVEDRVRNPALVIGGNIKRLQKQVAAGSKEYKVYEMLMAENQRLERMVSDVKAYMEIFNEVVNFQPLRVDSVIAPPLSELRAEALFNHVKVETECGGDTMKIMGDPGELKRLFYALLRNGMEAVDPENPLLKITARKEKAAPFNVEIEIFNRGIPPKQEEIEDLFTPFYSTKLAGTGFGLPMAKLIVRKHYGKIRMEPMATGTKVIITLPAGPSSAGSSSSPALR, encoded by the coding sequence GTGACACAAGATCACACGCCGAATGAACGATTATTCCAGTTGAAGGAAAAAATCGGAATAGACGAGAAGGACCTCAATGTCCTGAGCCCTTTCGCCGACTTTTTTATCGCAAGAAAAGACGAATTCGCCGATTATTTCTACGATGTCTTCTTCCGCATACCCGAAGCGCGCGTGGTGCTCGAGAGCGAGAGCGAGCCGGGCCTTCTGAAGAAGGTGTGGGCCGCATGGTTCGATTCGCTCTTCCGGTCCCGTCTTGACGGGAAATTTCTGGCATACCTGTGGAGTATAGGCGCGCGGCATGTGGAGGTGAATCTCGACCATCGCTTCACCAATCTCGGGTTCTCCATTATTCGCCAGTTCTGCCACAAAGTGATTCAGGAAGAGACGGGAATTGCCTATTCGGCAACTCTCGTGTTTGTCTTCGACAAGCTTCTCGATCTCTGCCTGCTTATAGAAACGGACGCATTCATCGAGAAGACCACGAGATGCGACCTTCAGGTCTTCCAGGGGGTTGAAGACCGGGTGAGGAACCCCGCCCTCGTAATAGGAGGGAACATAAAGCGCCTCCAGAAGCAGGTGGCGGCAGGGAGCAAGGAATATAAGGTTTACGAGATGCTCATGGCAGAAAACCAGAGGCTCGAGCGTATGGTCTCCGACGTAAAGGCCTATATGGAAATTTTCAACGAGGTGGTAAACTTTCAGCCCCTGAGGGTGGATAGCGTCATAGCCCCCCCGCTCTCGGAGCTTCGGGCAGAGGCGCTCTTCAATCACGTAAAGGTGGAGACCGAGTGTGGCGGCGATACCATGAAGATCATGGGCGACCCCGGAGAATTGAAACGCCTTTTTTATGCCCTCCTGAGAAACGGCATGGAAGCAGTAGACCCGGAAAACCCCCTTCTTAAGATTACCGCCCGGAAGGAAAAGGCTGCGCCCTTCAATGTGGAGATAGAGATATTCAACCGGGGCATACCGCCGAAACAGGAAGAGATCGAGGACCTCTTCACCCCCTTTTATTCCACGAAACTTGCAGGAACGGGATTCGGCCTCCCCATGGCCAAGCTTATCGTGAGAAAGCATTACGGGAAGATACGGATGGAGCCCATGGCAACCGGCACCAAAGTAATTATCACCCTCCCCGCCGGCCCATCATCCGCCGGGTCATCTTCTTCCCCAGCTCTTCGTTGA